In Rhizorhabdus phycosphaerae, the genomic stretch CCTGGTTCATGGACCGACTGTTCGTCTGGACGATCACCAGCGGCTTCGCACTGTTCGCGATGGCGATCCTCCATCGCAGGCCCCTCGCCCGGTAACCGCCCAAACAAAAAGGCCGGACATCGCTGCCCGGCCTCTTCGCTGACTGTCGTCCGGCGGATTACTCGGCCGCAGCGGCCTTCTTCTTGGCCGGAGCTTTCTTGGCGGGAGCGGCTTCGCCGTCCTCGGCCTTGGCAGCTGCCTTCTTGGCCGGAGCCTTCTTCGGCGCGGGCGCAGCTTCGGCGGCCGGCTCCTCTACCGCTGCTTCGTCGGCCTTCTCCTTCTTCGGAGCAGCCTTCTTGGCGGCCGGCTTCTTTGCGGGCTCCGCATGGCCATGGTCGTGATCATGGTCATGGTCGCAGTCCGGACCATGGACATGGCCCTTGCCGATCGTGTCGTCGTCGGCCTCGATCGCGGCTTCGAGCTCTTCACGCGTCACTTCGCGGTCGGTGATCTCGGCCTTGCCGAACAGGAAGTCGATGACCTTGTCTTCATATAGCGGCGCACGCAGCTGCGCGGCGGCCATCGGGTCCTGCTGCAGATACTGGACGAAGCGCTCGCGGTCCTTCGGCTGATACTGGAAGGCGGCCTGCTGGATCAGGCGCTGCATTTCCTGCGCGCTGACTTCGACGCCGTTCTGCTGGCCGATTTCGGACAGGAGCAGGCCGAGACGAACGCGACGCTCGGCGATCGCGCGGTAATCGTCGCGATCCTTCTCCATGTCGGCGCGGGCGGCTTCGGGATCTTCCTCATGGCTCGCCTCATGCTCCAGCTGCTGCCAGATCTGGGAGAACTCGGCTTCGACCATCGACGGCGGGACCGGGAAGTCATGGCCGGCGGCGAGCTGGTCGAGCAGCTTGCGCTTCATGTGGGTGCGGGTCAGGCCATTGAGCTCCTGCTCGATCTGGCCCTTCACCAGTTCGCGCAGCTGGTCGATGCCCTGGAGGCCCAGCGTCTTGGCGAACTCGTCGTCGATCTTGGTCTCGCCCGGAACGCGAACGTCGGTCACGGTGACTTCGAACACCGCGGCCTTACCGGCCAGCGACTTCTCGCCATAATCTTCCGGGAAGGTCACGTTCAGCGAGCGCGATTCGCCCTTCTTGACGCCTTCCAGCTGCGCTTCGAAGCCGGGGATCAGGCGGCCCGAGCCGAGCTCGACCGACATGCCGGTACCGGTGCCGCCTTCGAAGGCGACGCCGTCGACGCTGCCGGCGAAGTCCATGACGACCAGGTCGCCCTCGACCGCCGGATGGCCTTCCATCGCGTCCTGATACTGCTTCTGCTGCGACGCGATGCGCTCGATCTGGCTGTCGATCTCATCGGCGGCGGCCGGGACGGTCAGACGCTCGAGCTTGAGGCCGTCGATCGCGGGCGCGGGCACCTCGGGGAGCACTTCAAGTTCGACCTTCAGCGCGACGTCCTTGCCGGCCTCATATTCGCCGTCGACCAGCTCGACCGAGGGCTGCATCGCCGGACGCAGCTTCTGTTCCGCCAGCAGCTGCTGAACGCCGTCCTGCACCGCCTTGTTGAGCACGTCCTGTTCGATCGCCGGGCCATGCATCTTCTTGATCAGGTTCGCGGGAACCTTGCCGGGGCGGAAGCCGGGCATGCGGATCTGCGGCGCGATCGACTTGATCTCGGCCTCGATGCGCTGGGCGACATCATTGGCCGGGATCGTCAGCGTATAGGCGCGCTTCAGGCCCTCATTGAGCGTTTCGACAGTCTGCATGGGTCGCATCCAACCTCTATCTCGAGAAAATCTTGGTCGATCCCGCTTCACGCTGACAAAGGCGGAAGCTGGTGCGGGCGAAGGGACTCGAACCCCCACATCTTGCGATACTGGAACCTAAATCCAGCGCGTCTA encodes the following:
- the tig gene encoding trigger factor — protein: MQTVETLNEGLKRAYTLTIPANDVAQRIEAEIKSIAPQIRMPGFRPGKVPANLIKKMHGPAIEQDVLNKAVQDGVQQLLAEQKLRPAMQPSVELVDGEYEAGKDVALKVELEVLPEVPAPAIDGLKLERLTVPAAADEIDSQIERIASQQKQYQDAMEGHPAVEGDLVVMDFAGSVDGVAFEGGTGTGMSVELGSGRLIPGFEAQLEGVKKGESRSLNVTFPEDYGEKSLAGKAAVFEVTVTDVRVPGETKIDDEFAKTLGLQGIDQLRELVKGQIEQELNGLTRTHMKRKLLDQLAAGHDFPVPPSMVEAEFSQIWQQLEHEASHEEDPEAARADMEKDRDDYRAIAERRVRLGLLLSEIGQQNGVEVSAQEMQRLIQQAAFQYQPKDRERFVQYLQQDPMAAAQLRAPLYEDKVIDFLFGKAEITDREVTREELEAAIEADDDTIGKGHVHGPDCDHDHDHDHGHAEPAKKPAAKKAAPKKEKADEAAVEEPAAEAAPAPKKAPAKKAAAKAEDGEAAPAKKAPAKKKAAAAE